CCTGGCAAGGCACCACCCAGGTCTTCATCGGGAGGATCGGCCTCAAGGTCATGCTCGATTCCGAGCATGTGGACCCCTTCCGGGGGGTGTTTTAGGGTTCTGCGAACGATACTGGTTTGCTGCGCACCCCATGATATTCATAACCTTCTTTCAGGATCCTTTGGATGAGCTTGGCTTGGCGTAGGGATTCCGCCAAGGGTTCCGGCCTGTCGTGGCTTAGGTCCATCGGGAAGGCTTTCCATTTGGGTTCCTTTCCCTTTTCGAGATCCACCCGAAGCACACAACTGTTCCGGCAGACGGGATATTTCATGTCGAACAGGAAATTCCCCAGGCTATAGGCCACCAGGGTCTTGTCGATCCTTTCCACCCCCTGGAGCACATGGGGATGGGACCCGATGACCAGGTCCGCCCCGGCCCCGGCCAAGGCCTTGGAAAGCCTTTTCTGGAGGGCGTTGGCCCCGTAATATTCCCGCCCCCAATGGACCAACACGACCACGAAATCCGCCTGCCGCTTGGCCCGCTTCACTTGCGGCACCATGACCGAGGCCATGGCCGGCTCCACGCCCGGCCTTTTACCGTTCGCCTCGAAGGCGCCCGGACAGACGGAACAGAACCCTAAAAAAGCCACCGTCGTTCCCTGGAGCTTCACATAGACCGTCGGCTGGCGCTGGCCCGCTTCGGTGATGCCCGTATGCTGGATCCCCCGTTCGTCCAGGCCCTGGATGGTTTGGTCCAGCACCTCCGGTCCGTAATCCAATATGTGATTGTTCGCCAGGGTGACCAAGCCGATGCCGCCCAAGGAGAGAGCGTCCAGATCCTTCGGGCGGGCCTTCAAATAAACGG
This region of bacterium genomic DNA includes:
- a CDS encoding CapA family protein — encoded protein: MNRQVPGPKPPQASDFHPLPPSHPGRVRLAFVGDINLGRHVTEWIDARGDAWLLEACKPWLDDSDLAVANLECAVGEGGAEYTKKSVYLKARPKDLDALSLGGIGLVTLANNHILDYGPEVLDQTIQGLDERGIQHTGITEAGQRQPTVYVKLQGTTVAFLGFCSVCPGAFEANGKRPGVEPAMASVMVPQVKRAKRQADFVVVLVHWGREYYGANALQKRLSKALAGAGADLVIGSHPHVLQGVERIDKTLVAYSLGNFLFDMKYPVCRNSCVLRVDLEKGKEPKWKAFPMDLSHDRPEPLAESLRQAKLIQRILKEGYEYHGVRSKPVSFAEP